A DNA window from Sphingopyxis macrogoltabida contains the following coding sequences:
- a CDS encoding spinster family MFS transporter, with product MNEKPALAQGIGAPPTDGVAAHTRTMLWLLLIVYIFNFLDRQIVNILAEPIKRDLGLSDTELGLLAGPAFAVFYALLGIPIARYADKDGTNRVRLIALSLAIWSAMTAVCGLAQNFVQLLLARIGVGIGEAGCTPAAHSLIADSVAPEKRSSAIAFYGLGVPVGSLLGLIIGGVVNDLYGWRAALMLVGAPGLLLALVVLFVMREPRHLRPAETAATAHTAAALSTREALREIFASRAFVYILIAASVTAFLGYGKGLWTISFFIRSHGLSTTEAGLSMAVVLGLAAALGTWLGGKLADKYGARDKRHILTFPAFGMAIVAPVLFLGYYMEHWLVAMALLVVPSIVNNAYYGPAYGCVQGLVQPRARAVAASIMLFGQNLIGLGLGPFLFGVMSDALQPVAGQESVRWVLYGAAWLGLIPAFFFWRASLRLNAELKSG from the coding sequence ATGAACGAAAAGCCTGCCTTGGCTCAGGGTATCGGCGCGCCGCCGACCGATGGCGTCGCCGCGCACACGCGGACGATGCTGTGGCTCCTGCTCATCGTATATATCTTCAATTTTCTCGACCGGCAGATCGTCAATATCCTTGCCGAGCCGATCAAGCGCGACCTCGGGCTTTCGGATACCGAGCTCGGCCTGCTCGCGGGCCCGGCCTTTGCGGTCTTCTATGCGCTGCTCGGTATTCCGATCGCCCGTTATGCCGACAAGGACGGGACCAACCGCGTGCGGCTGATCGCGCTGTCGTTGGCGATCTGGTCGGCGATGACGGCGGTGTGCGGGCTGGCGCAGAATTTCGTCCAGTTGCTGCTCGCCCGCATCGGCGTCGGCATCGGCGAGGCGGGGTGCACGCCAGCCGCCCATTCGCTGATCGCCGACAGCGTCGCTCCCGAAAAGCGGTCGTCGGCAATCGCCTTTTACGGATTGGGAGTCCCGGTCGGTTCGCTGCTCGGGCTGATCATCGGCGGCGTCGTCAACGATCTCTACGGCTGGCGCGCGGCGCTGATGCTCGTCGGGGCGCCGGGGCTGTTGCTGGCGCTCGTCGTGCTGTTCGTGATGCGCGAGCCGCGGCACCTCCGCCCGGCGGAAACCGCTGCGACGGCCCATACGGCGGCGGCGCTGTCGACGCGCGAGGCGCTGCGCGAAATCTTCGCCTCGCGCGCCTTCGTCTATATCCTGATCGCCGCCTCGGTCACCGCCTTCCTCGGTTACGGCAAGGGGCTGTGGACGATCAGCTTCTTCATCCGCAGCCACGGGCTGTCGACGACCGAGGCGGGGCTGTCGATGGCGGTCGTGCTGGGGCTGGCGGCGGCGCTCGGCACCTGGCTCGGCGGCAAGCTCGCCGACAAATATGGCGCGCGCGACAAGCGGCATATCCTGACTTTCCCCGCCTTCGGCATGGCGATCGTCGCGCCGGTTCTGTTCCTCGGCTATTATATGGAGCATTGGCTGGTCGCGATGGCGCTGCTCGTCGTGCCGAGCATCGTCAACAATGCCTATTACGGCCCGGCCTATGGCTGTGTGCAGGGGCTGGTGCAGCCGCGCGCGCGCGCGGTCGCCGCGTCGATCATGCTGTTCGGGCAGAATCTGATCGGGCTCGGGCTCGGGCCGTTTCTGTTCGGGGTGATGTCCGACGCCTTGCAGCCGGTGGCCGGGCAGGAAAGCGTGCGCTGGGTGCTCTATGGCGCCGCGTGGCTCGGGCTGATCCCGGCCTTCTTCTTCTGGCGCGCGAGCTTGCGGCTCAATGCCGAACTGAAATCGGGCTAG
- a CDS encoding NADPH-dependent FMN reductase, with protein MSRNILVFYGSYRRDRQGIKLARWIVKSLNARGDSAELIDAKAVDLPMLDRRFSDYADGEAPPAMAKLAERIAAADGFVFVAGEYNGGLQPGLKNLADHFLPEYGWRPAAIASYSAGPFAGIKAATAWRGTLAVMGMVVTATGLSLARIGGAFDADGEPAGEDGGRLAKAFPRFADDLGWWIDAAKAQRDKAPPPF; from the coding sequence ATGAGCCGCAACATCCTCGTCTTCTACGGAAGCTATCGCCGCGACCGGCAGGGCATCAAGCTCGCCCGCTGGATCGTAAAATCCCTGAACGCGCGCGGCGACAGCGCCGAACTGATCGATGCGAAGGCCGTCGACCTGCCGATGCTCGACCGTCGCTTCAGCGACTATGCCGACGGCGAAGCGCCACCGGCGATGGCCAAGCTTGCCGAGCGCATCGCCGCCGCCGACGGCTTCGTCTTCGTCGCGGGCGAATATAATGGCGGGCTGCAACCGGGACTCAAGAATCTCGCCGACCATTTCCTGCCCGAATATGGCTGGCGTCCGGCGGCGATCGCTTCCTATTCGGCGGGCCCCTTTGCAGGGATCAAGGCGGCGACCGCCTGGCGCGGCACCCTCGCGGTAATGGGAATGGTGGTCACGGCGACCGGGCTGTCGCTGGCCCGCATCGGCGGCGCCTTCGATGCCGATGGCGAGCCAGCGGGCGAAGACGGCGGCCGGCTGGCCAAGGCCTTCCCGCGCTTTGCCGACGATCTTGGCTGGTGGATCGACGCCGCGAAGGCGCAGCGCGACAAGGCCCCGCCGCCCTTTTAG
- a CDS encoding L,D-transpeptidase family protein: MIRRNILAGLSLLTLAACGSASSQPPPLATGTKADRLLVDKSDRILIAYRGDREIVRYTGIRFGDAPTGHKQFEGDERTPEGRYTIDGRNGASRYHLSLRISYPNAADRAYAKARGRSPGGDIFIHGQPGGWPGPPLARDWTDGCIALSNAEIEQLWDIVPDGTPIAIRP, translated from the coding sequence ATGATCCGGCGCAACATATTGGCCGGCCTGTCGCTGCTGACGCTGGCCGCCTGTGGATCGGCGAGTTCGCAACCGCCGCCGCTGGCCACGGGTACCAAGGCCGACCGCCTGCTCGTCGACAAAAGCGACCGCATCCTCATCGCCTATCGCGGCGACCGCGAAATCGTGCGTTATACCGGCATCCGGTTCGGCGACGCGCCCACCGGGCACAAGCAGTTCGAGGGCGACGAGCGCACGCCCGAAGGCCGCTACACGATCGACGGCCGCAACGGTGCCAGCCGCTACCATCTCTCGCTCCGCATCTCCTATCCAAACGCCGCCGACCGCGCCTATGCCAAGGCGCGCGGGCGCTCGCCGGGCGGCGACATCTTCATCCACGGTCAGCCGGGTGGCTGGCCCGGCCCGCCGCTCGCGCGCGACTGGACCGACGGCTGCATCGCGCTGTCGAACGCCGAAATCGAACAGCTGTGGGATATCGTTCCCGACGGCACCCCGATTGCCATCCGTCCCTGA
- a CDS encoding ferric reductase-like transmembrane domain-containing protein: MATRKTGWNEGATLLIVLMAALLVMSALVLGLAGTGVDGIRMLIRATARSSLLLFVAAFTASALVRLWPMPMTRWTIRNRRWIGLGFAFSHLVHLIAILWLFGAHDGQPPPPVTTLVGGGIAYVFIALLAATSFDGAVRKLGARNWKRLHTAGVWYIWLIFMVSYGGRAAVDPYYWPPALLLIAAAGLRIAARRRKAAT; encoded by the coding sequence ATGGCGACACGCAAGACCGGCTGGAACGAAGGCGCGACGCTGCTGATCGTGCTGATGGCGGCGCTGCTCGTGATGAGCGCCCTCGTGCTCGGCCTCGCGGGTACCGGCGTCGACGGCATCCGCATGCTGATCCGCGCAACCGCGCGCAGCTCGCTGCTGCTGTTCGTCGCCGCTTTCACCGCCAGTGCGCTGGTCCGGCTGTGGCCCATGCCCATGACGCGCTGGACGATCCGCAACCGGCGCTGGATCGGGCTCGGCTTCGCCTTTTCGCACCTTGTCCACCTGATCGCGATTCTGTGGCTATTCGGCGCGCATGACGGCCAGCCGCCACCGCCCGTCACGACGCTCGTCGGCGGCGGCATCGCCTATGTCTTCATCGCACTGCTCGCCGCGACCTCGTTCGATGGCGCGGTCCGGAAGCTCGGCGCGCGGAACTGGAAACGGCTGCACACCGCGGGCGTCTGGTATATCTGGCTGATCTTCATGGTCAGCTACGGCGGCCGCGCCGCGGTCGATCCCTACTATTGGCCGCCTGCGCTGTTGCTGATCGCGGCGGCTGGCCTGCGTATCGCCGCAAGGCGGAGGAAGGCGGCAACATGA
- a CDS encoding adenylosuccinate synthase, whose amino-acid sequence MANVTVIGSQWGDEGKGKIVDWLASRADAVVRFQGGHNAGHTLVVGNQTYKLSLLPSGIVTGTLSIIGNGVVLDPWALRDEIAKLRGQGVAINPENFAIADNCPLILPFHRDLDALRETAAGAGKIGTTGRGIGPAYEDKVGRRAIRVCDLAHLDKLDPQIDRLTAHHDALRAGFGEPPIDRERLKADLAEIADYVLEYAQPVWKRLKKVRKAGARILFEGAQGVLLDVDHGTYPFVTSSNTVSGTAASGSGLGPSAVGFVLGIAKAYTTRVGSGPFPTELEDEIGQKLGERGHEFGTVTGRKRRCGWFDAVLVRQSCAVSGVTGIALTKLDVLDGFDTIRICTGYRLRGKILDYFPAHAADQAEVEPIYEEMDGWQETTAGARSYADLPAQAVKYIQRVQELIETPIALVSTSPEREDTILIRDPFSD is encoded by the coding sequence ATGGCAAATGTTACCGTCATCGGGTCGCAATGGGGCGACGAGGGCAAGGGCAAGATCGTCGACTGGCTCGCCAGCCGCGCCGACGCCGTGGTCCGGTTCCAGGGCGGTCACAATGCCGGCCATACGCTCGTCGTCGGCAACCAGACCTACAAGCTGTCGCTGCTCCCGTCGGGCATCGTCACCGGCACGCTGTCGATCATCGGCAACGGCGTCGTGCTCGACCCGTGGGCGCTGCGCGACGAGATCGCCAAGCTGCGCGGACAGGGCGTTGCCATCAACCCCGAGAATTTCGCGATTGCCGACAATTGCCCGCTGATCCTGCCCTTCCACCGCGACCTCGACGCGCTACGCGAGACCGCCGCAGGCGCCGGCAAGATCGGTACCACCGGCCGCGGTATCGGCCCCGCTTATGAAGACAAGGTCGGCCGCCGCGCGATCCGCGTCTGCGACCTTGCCCACCTCGACAAGCTCGATCCGCAGATCGACCGCCTGACCGCGCACCATGACGCGCTGCGCGCCGGTTTCGGCGAACCGCCGATCGACCGCGAGCGGCTGAAAGCCGATCTCGCCGAGATCGCCGACTATGTGCTCGAATATGCGCAGCCGGTGTGGAAGCGCCTGAAAAAGGTGCGCAAGGCGGGCGCGCGCATATTGTTCGAGGGCGCACAGGGCGTGCTGCTCGACGTCGATCACGGCACCTATCCCTTCGTCACCAGCTCGAACACCGTCAGCGGCACCGCGGCGTCGGGTTCGGGGCTTGGCCCGTCGGCGGTCGGCTTCGTGCTCGGCATCGCCAAGGCCTATACGACCCGCGTCGGCAGCGGCCCCTTCCCGACCGAGCTCGAGGACGAGATCGGTCAGAAGCTCGGCGAGCGCGGGCATGAATTCGGCACCGTCACCGGACGCAAGCGCCGTTGCGGCTGGTTCGATGCGGTGCTCGTGCGGCAGAGCTGTGCGGTATCGGGCGTCACCGGCATCGCGCTGACCAAGCTCGACGTGCTCGACGGCTTCGACACGATCCGCATCTGCACCGGCTATCGGCTGCGCGGCAAGATTCTCGACTATTTCCCCGCGCACGCCGCCGATCAGGCCGAGGTCGAGCCGATCTACGAGGAAATGGACGGCTGGCAGGAAACGACCGCGGGCGCGCGCAGCTATGCCGACCTGCCCGCGCAGGCGGTCAAATATATCCAGCGCGTGCAGGAACTGATCGAAACCCCGATCGCACTCGTGTCGACCAGCCCCGAACGCGAGGACACGATCCTGATCCGCGACCCGTTCAGCGACTAG
- a CDS encoding DOPA 4,5-dioxygenase family protein: MTNASAPYHAHIYYDADERRAAEDLRERFGRDPAILFVGQMTDAGVGPHPIAQYEVHFRAESVASVTATIEETGLRALVHPLTDDDLADHTTLAHWIGEPVELDVTVLDPPGVNQGIPRFGVSDF, translated from the coding sequence ATGACCAATGCCTCCGCCCCCTATCACGCCCATATCTATTATGACGCCGACGAACGCCGCGCCGCCGAGGATTTGCGCGAGCGTTTCGGGCGCGACCCCGCGATATTGTTCGTCGGGCAGATGACCGACGCCGGCGTCGGACCGCATCCGATCGCGCAATATGAGGTGCATTTCCGCGCCGAATCGGTCGCGTCGGTGACGGCGACGATCGAGGAAACAGGATTACGTGCGCTGGTCCATCCGCTGACCGACGACGACCTCGCCGATCATACAACGCTGGCGCACTGGATCGGCGAGCCGGTCGAACTCGATGTGACGGTGCTCGATCCGCCGGGCGTCAATCAGGGGATCCCGCGTTTCGGCGTTTCGGACTTTTAG
- a CDS encoding ATP phosphoribosyltransferase regulatory subunit, with amino-acid sequence MTKAPALLPEGLRDRLPAQAEATSRVTRALVDAMRAHGYGRVSPPLAEFRETLGGDDDRLTRDLLRFTDPVSQRTLALRPDITRQVGRIATSLLAGAPRPLRLCYAGQVVKLRASQLRPAREMLQVGAELIGSDSVAAAREIVTVAIDALDAAGIGPVTIDFTLPDVVELLANGPLPVAVPVEELQGELDAKDAGALARLGAEAYLPLLRATGPFDQAIAELRAFDTTGVLDARIEALEAIAAPIRGRATLTLDPTERHGFAYQSWFGFSIFVPGQGDIIGRGGSYAIPVGEDREEAAVGFSLYPDPLIDEGLGGEDDAERRIFLPLGHDAAIAAGLRADGWQTVAALSDADDARALGCGFTLGPDGPVEA; translated from the coding sequence ATGACCAAGGCCCCTGCCCTGCTTCCCGAAGGCCTCCGCGACCGCCTGCCCGCGCAGGCCGAGGCCACTTCGCGCGTCACGCGCGCGCTCGTCGATGCGATGCGCGCGCATGGCTATGGCCGCGTCTCGCCGCCGCTCGCCGAGTTTCGCGAAACTCTCGGCGGCGACGACGACCGGCTGACGCGCGACCTCCTCCGCTTCACCGATCCGGTATCGCAGCGCACCCTCGCGCTGCGTCCCGACATCACCCGCCAAGTGGGCCGCATCGCGACCTCGCTGCTCGCCGGCGCCCCGCGCCCGCTGCGGCTCTGCTATGCAGGGCAGGTCGTGAAACTGCGCGCCAGCCAGCTCCGCCCGGCGCGCGAGATGCTGCAGGTCGGCGCCGAACTGATCGGCAGCGACAGCGTCGCCGCGGCGCGCGAGATCGTGACCGTGGCGATCGACGCGCTCGATGCCGCCGGGATCGGCCCGGTGACGATCGATTTCACCCTGCCCGACGTCGTCGAACTGCTGGCGAACGGGCCGCTGCCCGTCGCCGTTCCCGTCGAGGAGTTGCAGGGCGAGCTCGACGCCAAGGACGCCGGCGCGCTCGCCCGGCTCGGTGCTGAGGCCTATCTGCCGCTGCTGCGCGCGACGGGGCCATTCGATCAGGCGATCGCCGAGTTGCGCGCGTTCGATACCACAGGCGTCCTCGACGCGCGCATCGAAGCGCTCGAAGCAATCGCGGCGCCGATCCGCGGCCGCGCCACGCTGACCCTCGACCCGACCGAGCGCCACGGCTTCGCCTATCAAAGCTGGTTCGGCTTCTCGATCTTCGTTCCCGGACAGGGCGACATCATCGGCCGCGGCGGCAGCTATGCCATCCCGGTCGGCGAAGACCGCGAAGAGGCTGCCGTCGGCTTCTCGCTCTACCCCGACCCGCTGATCGACGAAGGACTGGGCGGCGAGGACGATGCCGAACGCCGCATCTTCCTGCCCCTCGGCCATGACGCGGCGATTGCGGCGGGGCTACGCGCCGACGGGTGGCAGACGGTGGCGGCGCTGTCCGACGCCGACGATGCCCGCGCGCTCGGTTGCGGCTTCACGCTCGGCCCCGACGGGCCGGTCGAAGCCTGA
- the serA gene encoding phosphoglycerate dehydrogenase produces the protein MTQPKVLISDKMDPKAAAIFKERGIDVDVITGKTKDELIAMIGDYDGLAIRSATKVTADVLAAATNLKVVGRAGIGVDNVDIPSASKQGVIVMNTPFGNSITTAEHAIAMMFALARQVPEANTLTQAGKWPKNDFMGVELTSKTLGLIGCGNIGSIVAERAIGLRMKVIAFDPFLTPERAIELGVEKVELDGLLTRADFITLHTPLTDQTRNILSKENLAKTKPGVRIINCARGGLVDEAALKEALDSGHVAGAALDVFASEPPAADHPLFGTPNFICTPHLGASTDEAQVNVAIQVAEQISDYLLTGGITNALNVPSLSAEEAPKLRPYMELAEKLGSLIGQLAHDNLTTISIEAEGAAAELNLKPITAAVLTGLMRRYSDSVNMVNAPHLARERGLDVREVRHDREGDYHTLVRVTVATEAGDRSVAGTLFGNNEPRLVEMFGIKVEADLDGHMLYIVNEDAPGFIGRIGTALGEAGLNIGTFHLGRRAAGGEAVLLLSLDSPMPEPLLWQLCQLPGVKTVKGLKF, from the coding sequence ATGACCCAACCCAAAGTCCTCATCAGCGACAAGATGGACCCCAAAGCCGCCGCAATTTTCAAGGAACGCGGCATCGACGTCGACGTCATCACTGGCAAGACCAAGGACGAGCTGATCGCGATGATCGGCGACTATGACGGCCTCGCGATCCGTTCGGCGACGAAAGTCACCGCCGACGTCCTCGCCGCCGCGACGAACCTCAAGGTCGTCGGCCGCGCCGGCATCGGCGTCGACAATGTCGACATCCCCTCCGCGTCGAAGCAGGGCGTCATCGTGATGAACACCCCCTTCGGCAACAGCATCACGACCGCCGAACATGCGATCGCGATGATGTTCGCGCTCGCGCGCCAGGTTCCCGAGGCCAACACGCTGACGCAGGCCGGCAAATGGCCGAAGAACGATTTCATGGGGGTCGAACTGACGTCGAAGACGCTCGGCCTGATCGGTTGCGGCAATATCGGCAGCATCGTCGCCGAACGCGCCATCGGGCTGCGCATGAAGGTCATCGCCTTCGACCCCTTCCTGACCCCCGAGCGTGCGATCGAACTCGGCGTCGAGAAGGTCGAGCTCGACGGCCTGCTGACGCGCGCCGACTTCATCACGCTGCATACGCCGCTGACCGACCAGACGCGCAACATCCTGTCGAAGGAGAATCTCGCCAAGACCAAACCGGGCGTGCGGATCATCAACTGCGCACGCGGCGGGCTGGTTGACGAGGCGGCACTCAAGGAAGCGCTCGATTCGGGGCATGTCGCGGGCGCCGCGCTCGACGTCTTCGCGTCCGAGCCGCCCGCGGCCGATCATCCGCTGTTCGGCACGCCGAACTTCATCTGCACGCCGCATCTCGGCGCGTCGACCGACGAGGCGCAGGTGAATGTCGCCATTCAGGTGGCTGAGCAGATTTCGGACTATCTGCTCACCGGCGGGATCACCAACGCGCTCAACGTTCCGAGCCTGTCGGCCGAGGAAGCACCGAAGCTGCGTCCCTATATGGAGCTCGCCGAAAAGCTTGGCAGCCTGATCGGCCAGCTCGCGCACGACAACCTCACGACGATCTCGATCGAAGCCGAGGGCGCCGCCGCCGAACTCAACCTGAAGCCGATCACCGCCGCAGTGCTCACCGGGCTGATGCGCCGCTATTCGGACAGCGTGAACATGGTCAACGCGCCGCATCTCGCGCGTGAACGCGGCCTCGACGTGCGCGAAGTGCGCCACGACCGCGAGGGCGATTACCACACGCTCGTCCGCGTCACCGTCGCCACCGAAGCGGGCGACCGCTCGGTCGCCGGCACGCTGTTCGGCAACAACGAACCGCGCCTCGTCGAGATGTTCGGAATCAAGGTCGAGGCCGATCTCGACGGCCATATGCTCTATATCGTCAATGAGGACGCCCCGGGCTTCATCGGCCGCATCGGCACCGCGCTCGGCGAAGCCGGGCTCAACATCGGCACCTTCCACCTCGGCCGCCGCGCCGCGGGCGGCGAAGCGGTGCTGCTGCTCAGCCTCGATTCGCCGATGCCCGAACCGCTGCTCTGGCAGCTTTGCCAGCTTCCCGGCGTAAAGACGGTGAAGGGGCTGAAGTTTTAA
- a CDS encoding phosphoserine transaminase: MMSEVTTPQVRPTRPYFSSGPCAKPPGWDASKIAVESLGRSHRAKIGKTRLQYCIDLMREMLQLPDTHRIGIVPGSDTGAFEMAMWTMLGARPVTTLAWESFGEGWVTDAAKQLKLDPTVIRADYGQLPDLTKVDWSNDVLFTWNGTTSGVRVPNGDWIAADREGLSFADATSAVFAYDLPWDKIDVATFSWQKVLGGEGGHGVLILGPRAVERLENYTPAWPLPKVFRLVSKGALAEGVFKGETINTPSMLAVEDAIFALEWAKSLGGLDGLKARSDANAAALDEIIAERDWLSHLAADPASRSKTSVCLSVAGADEGFIKKFAGLLEKEGAAYDIAGYRDAPPGLRIWCGATVDTADIEALGPWLDWAYASLSA, translated from the coding sequence ATGATGAGTGAAGTGACGACGCCACAGGTGCGCCCGACGCGCCCCTATTTTTCTTCCGGTCCCTGCGCGAAGCCGCCGGGCTGGGACGCCTCCAAAATCGCTGTCGAATCGCTGGGCCGGTCACACCGCGCCAAGATCGGCAAGACGCGTCTGCAATATTGCATCGACCTGATGCGCGAAATGCTGCAGCTTCCCGACACGCACCGCATCGGCATTGTTCCGGGTAGCGACACCGGCGCCTTCGAAATGGCGATGTGGACGATGCTTGGTGCCCGTCCGGTCACGACGCTGGCGTGGGAAAGCTTCGGCGAAGGCTGGGTCACCGATGCCGCCAAGCAGCTCAAGCTCGACCCCACCGTCATCCGCGCCGACTACGGCCAGCTTCCCGACCTGACCAAGGTCGACTGGTCGAACGACGTCCTCTTCACGTGGAACGGCACCACCAGCGGCGTCCGCGTCCCGAACGGCGACTGGATCGCCGCCGACCGCGAGGGGCTGAGCTTCGCCGACGCGACCTCGGCTGTGTTCGCTTACGACCTGCCGTGGGACAAGATCGATGTCGCGACCTTCAGCTGGCAGAAAGTGCTCGGCGGCGAAGGCGGCCATGGCGTGCTGATCCTTGGCCCGCGCGCGGTCGAACGCCTCGAGAATTACACCCCCGCCTGGCCGCTGCCGAAGGTGTTCCGCCTCGTTTCGAAGGGCGCCCTCGCCGAGGGCGTGTTCAAGGGCGAGACGATCAACACCCCGTCGATGCTTGCGGTCGAAGACGCGATCTTCGCGCTCGAATGGGCGAAGTCGCTCGGCGGTCTCGACGGGCTCAAGGCGCGCAGCGATGCGAACGCCGCCGCGCTCGACGAGATCATCGCCGAACGCGACTGGCTCTCCCACCTCGCCGCCGATCCCGCCAGCCGCTCGAAGACCTCGGTCTGCCTGTCGGTCGCGGGCGCCGACGAAGGCTTCATCAAGAAATTCGCCGGCTTGCTCGAGAAGGAAGGCGCGGCTTACGACATCGCGGGCTATCGCGACGCGCCTCCGGGTCTGCGCATCTGGTGCGGCGCGACCGTCGACACCGCCGATATCGAAGCGCTCGGCCCGTGGCTCGACTGGGCCTACGCCAGCCTTTCGGCCTGA
- a CDS encoding extensin-like domain-containing protein, whose product MAIPSFLQPRMLVAATMALALSACFGTPEAMKNNRGKRPDASASANTPKRPQVTGTPSFTGAEAQQCAFDLKQAGVRFTPLPNQDHGGGCSSIDSVKLLDIGTPVTNLGAMTCPLARNFAAWAQYAVRPAARKYFGQEVVKIETYGTYSCRNIYGGRSGRLSQHAYSNAVDVSGFVLADGRRIMLDGGWQGDKPSQEFLRALHKSACRRFGTVLSPDYNAAHYNHFHLDMSGNGYCR is encoded by the coding sequence ATGGCGATCCCTTCCTTCCTCCAGCCCCGGATGCTCGTTGCAGCCACCATGGCGCTGGCGCTTTCGGCCTGTTTCGGAACGCCCGAGGCGATGAAGAACAACCGCGGGAAGCGGCCGGACGCGAGCGCGAGTGCGAACACGCCTAAGCGTCCGCAGGTTACGGGAACGCCTTCGTTCACTGGTGCCGAGGCGCAGCAATGCGCGTTCGACCTCAAGCAGGCGGGGGTGCGCTTCACGCCGCTGCCGAACCAGGATCATGGCGGCGGCTGCAGTTCGATCGATTCGGTCAAGCTGCTCGATATCGGTACGCCGGTCACGAATCTCGGCGCGATGACCTGTCCGCTCGCGCGCAATTTCGCGGCATGGGCGCAATATGCGGTCCGCCCCGCGGCGCGGAAATATTTCGGGCAAGAGGTCGTCAAGATCGAGACCTATGGCACCTATAGCTGCCGCAACATCTATGGCGGCCGCTCGGGCCGGCTGTCGCAGCATGCCTATTCGAACGCGGTCGACGTCTCGGGCTTTGTGCTCGCCGACGGACGGCGGATCATGCTCGACGGCGGCTGGCAGGGCGACAAGCCGTCGCAAGAGTTTCTCCGCGCGCTGCACAAATCGGCGTGCCGGCGTTTCGGCACCGTGCTGAGCCCCGATTACAATGCGGCGCATTATAACCACTTCCACCTCGACATGAGCGGCAACGGCTACTGCCGCTAA
- a CDS encoding LOG family protein: MTKDKQPHRSRFHKAKDDARFAEQATTTPQTASAAYRLAFQDTDFLLREDLRPVRFQLELLKPELLLDEAGIESTLVIYGSARIPEPDEADALETAATDDVQRNIARRLKAKAHYYDEARALARLASQVPCDDRGCRHFVVCSGGGPSIMEAANRGAADEGRESIGLNIVLPHEQAPNRFVTPDLSFQFHYFALRKMHFLLRARAVAVFPGGFGTFDEMFELLTLIQTGKIKPIPIVLFGKEFWHRVVNFDALVEEGVISARDLDLFTFVETATEAWAIIDGFYANIEETH; this comes from the coding sequence ATGACGAAAGACAAGCAGCCCCATCGTTCGCGTTTCCATAAGGCCAAGGACGACGCGCGTTTCGCCGAACAGGCGACCACCACACCGCAGACCGCCAGCGCCGCTTACCGGCTCGCCTTTCAGGATACCGACTTCCTGCTGCGCGAGGATTTGCGCCCGGTGCGCTTCCAGCTCGAACTGCTCAAGCCCGAACTGCTGCTCGACGAAGCGGGGATCGAATCGACGCTCGTCATCTATGGCTCGGCGCGCATTCCCGAACCCGACGAGGCCGACGCACTGGAAACCGCGGCGACCGACGACGTCCAGCGCAACATCGCGCGGCGGCTGAAGGCGAAGGCGCATTATTACGACGAGGCGCGGGCGCTGGCGCGGCTCGCGAGCCAGGTGCCGTGCGACGACAGGGGCTGCCGCCATTTCGTCGTCTGCTCGGGCGGCGGACCGTCGATCATGGAAGCCGCGAACCGCGGCGCCGCCGACGAGGGCCGCGAGTCGATCGGGCTCAACATCGTGCTGCCGCACGAGCAGGCGCCAAACCGCTTCGTCACCCCCGACCTCAGCTTCCAGTTCCACTATTTCGCGCTCAGGAAGATGCATTTCCTGCTTCGCGCGCGCGCCGTGGCGGTGTTCCCCGGCGGCTTCGGCACCTTCGACGAGATGTTCGAACTGCTGACGCTGATCCAGACCGGCAAGATCAAGCCGATCCCGATCGTCCTGTTCGGCAAGGAGTTCTGGCACCGCGTTGTCAATTTCGACGCGCTGGTCGAGGAGGGGGTGATCAGCGCCCGCGACCTCGACCTCTTCACCTTTGTCGAGACCGCCACCGAGGCGTGGGCGATCATCGACGGTTTCTACGCGAATATCGAAGAGACGCATTGA
- a CDS encoding c-type cytochrome: protein MRILPVLLAGALALAGCGKSEPAADSATTGEAAAEAPAAAIEPTAAMGEQVFKRCTACHTIDAGGRNGIGPNLHGVVGRAVASHEGFSYSGAMKAKGGIWDEAALDTYLEAPMKALPGTRMAFAGVIDSADRKALILYLKEQSK, encoded by the coding sequence ATGCGCATCCTGCCCGTCCTGCTGGCGGGCGCGCTTGCCCTCGCCGGCTGCGGCAAGAGCGAACCGGCGGCCGATTCGGCGACGACCGGCGAGGCTGCCGCCGAAGCGCCTGCCGCTGCGATCGAACCGACCGCGGCAATGGGCGAGCAGGTCTTCAAGCGCTGCACGGCCTGCCACACGATCGATGCCGGCGGCCGCAACGGGATCGGCCCCAACCTGCACGGCGTCGTCGGCCGCGCGGTCGCCTCGCACGAAGGTTTTTCCTATTCGGGCGCGATGAAGGCGAAAGGCGGCATCTGGGACGAAGCGGCGCTCGACACCTATCTCGAAGCGCCGATGAAGGCGCTGCCCGGCACGCGCATGGCCTTTGCCGGCGTGATCGATTCCGCCGACCGCAAGGCGCTGATCCTGTATCTGAAAGAACAGTCGAAATAA